ATTTCATAATAATTACACGACCACTGTACACAAGATAATCTTCCCCATAGAATTTCTATCAGATCAAGACATCTCGGTATAGACTTAAGCATATTCAAAAAAGAAATATGTTGAGTAGACCCATTAAAACCATCCGTATATAAGATTGAAGAATGTTAAACATTTTgtataaacacaaaattaaaagtttattagGTATTTCTCAAAGTTCAAACGACTAAGTAATTGGAGATCCTAAAtcacaatctcaaattcaataaacacccccccccccaattcaatataacctcaaaaatctctacacattcaaattttttatcaatctcaaattcaatttcaacttcaatctcAACGTCAATCTTAAGTCCTAAAAccacttcaaattcaaattcaacactaaaacctaaaactaattcaaaatctatatcctaacactatttcaaaatctaaattctaaaactaatcctaaaactaattaactaaagcaaaactaaaacaaaaacaaaaaagaactttaaacaatttcaataatacatacatttttttaactttgaaacaaaaaaaaaacaaaccctaaactaatttttatcaaaaaaaaccctaaaaaaactgaataaatttacatatttcacttaccaaaagtggcagacggcgacgaggaacaacggcgaggcggtcggcgacggacggcggcggaacaaaagGAAAGCACGGTCGGGCgacgttcttcttcttctcctttctttttctcctctcctctcggcttcggttctgtgaatacagaactgaaacgaatttaaaggggatttcccgacgcagtgacgtggcgtcgggaaatccctcaaaatgcgtcgggaaaagaggaattcccgacgcgcattaaaccccttttcccgacgtttaacgcggcgtcgggaaaaacccctattcccgacgccgctcccgacgcactgtgcacggcgtcgggaaaaaccccttttcccgattTACTTTTTGCCGACGCCTTCATGTTGCGTCGGGAaaaaaggttttcccgacgccgctcccgacgcactcttcacagcgtcgggaaaaaccccttttcccgatgtatttttgccgacgccttcatggtgcgtcgggaaaggtggttttcccgacgcctctcccgacgcgttgttgagggcgtcgggaaagcccttattcccgacgttctttatgccgacgtgcttttcggcgtcgggaattctccattttcttgtagtgtaagaCACACTGGTGAGATTTGGGAGTACGTGAAACAATTCGCGGGGTTGATGTTAGACATCCGcgatatgtcagagaaagacaaagttttctgttttgtcgaagggatgaaaccgtgggcaagggccaagttgtatgaacaaagggtccaagacctcatgtcagcgtatgcagcagccgaacggttgttcgatctgacaagtgactctcaagatgtgaGACGTCACCAAAGTCCCTCACCTGGAAGGAACAGGAATAGTCGTCCGAGTTCTCCCAAAACTACAGGGGGAGAGAAATGCCTTGGTAAAGACCGCAGATCTCACCAGTCAAAGACAGAGAACACATGGCAAAGGCCGAATAATCAAAGCCCACCCAAGCGCCGCCTCAGCTGTTTCATATGTGGTAGGCCACATCTGGCAAGAGAATGCCCGAATAAAGTCGACTTTCATACATTTCAGGCCTCATTAATCGTAGATTCAGATGATAAGCCAAATCAAGATGAGGATGAAGTGGGCCTGATAGATGGAGGCGAAAGGACTCGAATAGGGGCCATAAAATATCTGtcgtctctccagaaaaagtcagGGGAGAGAAACGTACCCACGAAAGGGGGCTTATTATATGTTAActcctggatcaatcaaaagcaGACGAAAAGCACTATGATTGATTCCGGTGCAACCCATAACTTCATAACAGAGGTAGAGGCCAGACGGCTAAGACTCCGTTGGGAGAAGGACTCAGGAAGAATGAAGGCCATGAATTCCATTGCCCTACTCGTCGTCGGATTAGTGAAACAAACGATgataaagttgggaggatggaagGGCCGCATAGACTTTGTGGTGGTGAAGATGGATGACTTCGATGTAGTGCTaggaatggagttcctccttgaacatcaagtTATACCAATGCCCTCAGCCAGATATCTAGTGATTACTGGATCATTTCCCACGATAGTGCAAGCAGAGATTCGTCAGCCCAACGGGTTTAAAATGATATCGGCCATGCAACTAGACAAGAGTCGCGCTCAAAAGGAACCACCATTTGTGGAGATTCTGCTTGGGGCATTGGAAAAGCcgggggagacagtccccaagGACACTCTGTGTGTCCCAGAGAAGTGCCATGGTGTGATGCCAAGAAGTTGGCCCAAGTCCTCGTCGATGCGAAGGAGAACCGACCATGGGGTAGAGTCGCCATCAGAGACAAAAGCgcatgcgaagaatgcttatcgcatgGCGCTGTCGGAGTTAGCCAGACTTCGGAAGCCATCAGAGATGTTGTCGAATACAGGGTGTAGTATACCTGTACAAGCTCCGTATGGAGCCCGCGTCCTTTCcctgaagaagaaggacagaagcccacaacaATGTGTTGACCGTCGTACCCAGAGTAAGCTCACAGTGCGGTGCAAATATCCACTCCCCATGCTCACGAGGCGGGTGGACCGCCCCCGTGGGGTGAAGTATCTCCCGAAGTCAAACATCCGATCGAGGTATTGTCGAGTAAGAACAACGAAGGCAAAGGGACTCGAGACAACTTGTGTCACTGGGCATGAAGCATACGAGTTCCCCGTGGTGCCATTGAGTATTACCGATGCCAAGGGAGGAGAGTGTTGTTCTGTGCAGAGCCAGATAAACACGCTGAGTCATGTAGGGGAGTGCCACCAAAGTGGGTTGTTGAGTTTAGAAGACGCTCAGTGGAGTGAGAACTTCGAGTGTCAGGCCGCCTTCAATGGTGCAAAGCAAGCCATGATCGAGGGGCCAAGTCTTGAAGTCGTCGATGCGACCAAGACTCCTGAAGTTGAAGCCGAGCAATTCAACTGTATGCTCGGAGAATACTtgcatcattgtgttgatggcagacaaaagaattgggttcaaCTGCTGAAGGTAGCCCAATTCGGTCATAGTGCTCAGACAGATTTGTTGATCAAGAGAAGTCCGTTTGAGATTAAAGGTAAGAGGCATTCTGTATTGTCGCCCCTCGCTGATGACCCTTATGTAGGAGACCGCCCTCAAGTCCACCGAGTTGGAGAAGAATGTGAACGGATGGCCAACATCGCTCgagtgtgcctagaagaagcttTAAGGCCGATGGAGGAGATGAGAGATCAAAAGCGATGCCCTCTCGAGTTCGAGGGGATGACCAAGCTTCCAATTGACGGTGCAACAACGCCGTATGATTATCTGTCAACCTGGACCTGGAGGAAGACAGAGAAGTTGAGTAAGCCCTTGCTGATAGAGTAAGGACTGgtagaaggcccacgagggagatacataaattcctgGTGAAGCGGAAGAAGCCCCTCGTGGAGGTAACCAGTGGAGGACCTGTCGAAGACCTTGAAGCGTGGACCCAGAAGACcgaagagctccagcttcgccagttgacgaggacgtcaaccgtttaagtgggggaaaatgtcaagggcataattgtccaaggtattatttaccgttggccgtatgcccgaatacccccaaatcactttatctttatgtcttgaaagtagtttagattaattctttcttttaggtgtcgccgagtcacagtgtgacatttcggctttttcatatgcaagcttgCCAAGGCCAAGATTCTCAATATGTATTATAaggggtacatgactagtctGACCCctgcccaagccttgtcgcgctctttgcaagctaagctattttttttgcaattgacagtcttcaatgctttctttatgatgttttcaactatttactttctctctcccgttttataaaaatatttttccaagaacgtggagggaggctacatcacaCCGCGAGTTTGTCTGCGGGTTCTgaatttcgaacggctgacttgttgatcgagctaaacaagtgccgcacaatcgtgttgagaagttacgattgtgacacgcAGCAGGACGACTCCTGTTTCTATAATTTCTAGCTAAATGACCAAGCTTATTACAATTATAACAAACAATTTGTACCGTACTTCTGGACTGTGggttgttttgtttgttggatCCTCGTTTCATCTTGTTTCCTTTCAGCTTCAGGTTCGACTTCAGAACTGCAGTGGACTTCTTTCTGGGGATAGCATtcacctcttcttttttatcatgcTTCCAGTGATTAGACTTTCCAGTGAGAACTCCTTGGTTTTGTGCCTTAGGGTGTTCTTGAAATCCTTCCACAGTGGAGgtaatttatcaataataacagCAACTTGAAATTGATCATCGAATGACATACCTTCACCGATAATCTCGTGGGCTATTTTCGGGATTTCATGTGACTGTGCCTCTACGGATTTGTCATCAGTCATTTGATATCTCAGGTATCGGTTGACAGCATACTTCTTTGACCCCGCTCAGTATCGTACTTCTTTTGTAGCGCATCTCACACTTCTTTTGCAGTAGTCATGGTACTATAATAATCATATAGTTCATCAGTAAGAACATTAAGAATTAGGTTCTTACAGATGAAGTCAGTTTCCGTCCAGGTGGCGAGGATTATTAGTTGTTCTTTTGTAGGATCTTTTTCTGAAACCTTTGGCTTTTCAGTAGTACAAGCAGTGACCACCTTCTTCAGCATGAGGAAAAATAACATCTTTTGTTTCCACCTTTTGAATTGTGCTCCTTCAAAACGGAATAGACGGTTGAGATCAGAAGACATCAAGTCGGATTGGATTTGTCTGGCCATCACAACAGAAAAGAAACgtcttaaaattgttgttgcacttcggtcTTCAATGCAAAAAATCGTCCAAGTTCGGCaaataatgataaaagaaaCAAAGCAACTGAACGGATTGTTAAAAGGAACAAAGACTGTAAAAAAGAAACTGGATTAGTGAAAGGCTAAGTCGTGAaacacgctctctttaagacgtttcgcaGCTCTGCTTTGAATCGTGCAAACAGAAGTATGCCTCATTGTCCCCATGATAAAACAACCCTTTTTCGTCAATTAGTTTTGCACAGAAACTAATTGGAACCGAAACactaaaaaaagaatagctCGGAGAACTTTTAAAAGAATGAGAATTTGAGAGAAGATTGTTTGTTGTGTGTTGTGAGAATGAGAATGAGAATGAGGCAACTATATATAGTGTGGGGAGGATCGGCCAATGGTCAAATTCATTAAGGAaacattaaaaatttaattatgaaACGTTACGAATTTAATTATAAAACGGtcaaaaattaataaaacagTACGATCAACAATTAATTCATAAACGTTAAAACGTCAAATAACGGtcaacaattaattcaaaaaaaCGTTTCATAATTTCTTACAAATTTTTCATCAAATACTTAATAATTCAACAATCAAAATTACGAGTGATTCCATTCTTTCTAAGTTAGAACGTTTCTTTTGATTGCATTAATTTCTATTGTTTACATTTTCATGTCTTTATTTTTATGCACATTCGAATCTCACACCACATCAACCCCCTCTGCTCATTTATCACTTTAACTAACTAATTAACTTTAAGAAATTAATCTTTTTGAGTTTCCTGTGGATCGATTTGGTCTTGCCACTTGTACTACTTAGTAGTATATATAGATAACATTGATCGATAGTATAAATTTCATTTGATCGGTCATTTACAAGCGACAGTGAAATGCTTTTCAAAGAGTCATTTGcattcaaactttttttttaaataataattactcaaggttaaaaatgtaaataatacGGTTGGTTGGTTGCATTTTGTTAAATATAAGTGTTTTATAAACTAAGTTTGTTTACTATATTCTTAATCGGATGCTCTTTATTCTTAATAGAAGGCTTTTCTTGTTAGTCTAAAGTTTGAATGATCCTTAgtttcaagaaaaagaaaaagaaaggtcaaacTACTTTTACCAAAAGCTTTATATTGGTCTCCCTATCCTATCATATGTTAAATCAAATAATACAATAACCTAAGCCACGAGTGTTGAATCAATGATGATGTACTTCATTATATTTCAATGTATAACTTTATGCTCCATTCCCTAATTAACTATTTGATCTTCCATATTTaactttttagttttttcttttctttcaaaattttcaatttataatttaaataaatctTCCAACAAAGGTATACACTCTACAATCTTATGAACTTCCTATGGCTCAACATGTCTCTAATTAAGAGCCTTCTAACTTTTTAGTTCCAAACTAAGTTTTGTTAGTGAAGAAAGTtagatttctctattttttatcGACATAATCTCGTTTAGGAGTTGATTCAAAGGTGAATTGGAAAAGTTTTCAAAGGTAATAATCGAAGAAGTATACGATTGAGATTGATTGATATTAACCACaacaagctctgataccaactttatgtttttgaaatgaaggaaaataagaaagaacaATCTTATGATAGATTTTATGCAAAATATTACAGCTATGTTGTTTTCACGAATGGTGAAGGCAAATATAATACATACACgtagaaaaaatgaaaaaaaaaaaaaagaaagaaaaagaaataacgAATCAACCAATTCTGGCAATGAGGAGTCTACTATTAGAGAAGATATAGCTATTGTTCAATAAGCTTCACGTTAGATAGCAATTGCCATATGAGACTGAGTCATCCGTTTAATAAAGATGATATCGACTACCGTTATCCTTAATAATTTATTCAATCGACTTTACAAGGATTTAAGGTTGTTCACGATTGAAGTTTAtacctttctttctctctattgTTTACTATTATCGTACCAACAATAAGATGGATTAAGATAAGTAATTGTAAGTGTAGGAATCAAAATGACATATTTGAGAAGGTATTTATTAGTTAACTTTGCATAGTGGCATCAAATTTATTTGGTTTCTTGTTCCTCTTTTGAGAATGCCCTCCTTCTTTTACCAAACCCATCATTTTCGATCCTGCTTCGGTTGGTGCCTTGTCTTGTCATTTCTTCGCCGGTCCTCGTAGCCCCATTTTCCCGGTTTTAACTGCTCCTTCTCCGGCGATTAACTGAATTCCGGTAAGTATCTCACCCGGAATATTCTTACTTTGCTCCTCCAATTGTTGTTCTTCCAGCTGCTCCTCACATTTTCCTTCTAATTACTAAACGAATTTTGCACGATTTATGCTTTTCTCTGCTTTCAGATTCTTCTGTCGGTTGTTTCTGATCAATTTTCCCTCCTACTGTTTCAAATTTTCGGTACCTATGCTgaaaaacaagaagaatatTAAGAAGATTGTGTTTCATGAAGAGAAATTGAGTGCGTAGCGGAATTAGGACTTGCACAAAGCTGAGCTGTATGATTCGAATTCGATTTCAAGCTCGGCCGTTCAATTCACGCTAATTTGGGTTACGGAATAGAATAATTGAGGAATTGTTTTTTCTTATTTGATGACTCTTTGTTGAATTGAGGCGATTGAGGTTTTTCTGTGCGTCATGTTGGATGGCTGTTCTTAATTGAGAACTATTAGGAGTTTGTTTTCTTCTGGGAAGTACGATCATGAAGCGACTTACTAGAAAAGTTGGGAAGTATGAGGTGGGGAGGACCGTTGGGGAAGGGACGTTTGCCAAGGTTAAGTTTGCATGTAACACGGAGACGGGGGAGGGTGTGGCTATGAAAGTTTTGGCCAAAAGTAGCATTCTCAAGCACAAAATGGTAGAACAGGTAGTTACTTACCTGAATTCTTCATAAATGTCTGGGAGGATTTAATGTCATAGTGCTGCCTAATGAGTATTATTGCCATGTTCGTATAAAAGTTCAGCATATGCACTTGTACCATTAATCCAAACTCGATGCTGTAGCAATTGTATTATTAATCCGAGCTTGTTGGGCATCTCTTTTTTGTTCAACTGAACATCATGAAATCTATTTTAACTCCACTTTCCCGTAAGTTAATTAGAAACCGGATTTGTAACCTATTATGGAGGTAAGACACATGGATTTACTACTCACTTGAAGATTCACATTGCCTATCACTCTATTAGGGAAGTCATGAGAATATACCAAGGATTATCCATATGAGGTGATGGCTTTTGTCATGGTTTAAGCTCAAACATGATCTCAAAGTTCTAGATAGCCAGTATTTCCACCTGAATGAAAACTACACAGAAATCAAGAAATGAACAAACTCAGAGCTCGGGCACGATTGTTTGCCTCACCTCTGCCcgttaaaattttgaattcaataagCCTGCTACCTTCATGTCTGAAAGGATGCTGCTATCACTTATATGTAATAAAACTTGCCCTTTGCTTCATGTTATAAATATTtcgttaatttaatttttctcttGTAAATTCTCTTTCAGATTAAGAGGGAGATATCAATAATGAAAATTGTTAGGCATCCACATATTGTCCGACTGCACGAGGTACTGCTTATGGCTTCACGACAGTTTCAAATAACTTGTAGGATTTATGATAATTAGTTTCCTGCTATTGACATCTTTCATGATATCTCCCCCTAAATTTCAGGTGTTGGCTAGCCGGACaaagatatatattattcttGAGTTTGTCTCTGGAGGTGAACTATATGATAAAATAGTATGGCTTTCCTGCTTAAATAATTGAACACTATTATCACTTTTCTTATATAAGATTGACGAGCATCAGAACTGTCTAAGTATGATCGTATATAATTGATCTGCACAGGTTCTTCAAAAGAAGCTCCCAGAAATTGAGTCTAGACGATACTTTCACCAGCTGATAGATGCAGTTGCTCATTGTCACAGCAAGGGTGTGTATCACAGGGACCTTAAGGTGCAAAACTTTTAAATAGAGAATCTTGTTTAGATGTTCACCGTTCTAGCAAAAAGAATGTTTCATATGTTCTGGTCCTAATTAATAACTTGTTTCCTTGGTGTAGCCTGAAAACCTTCTTCTTGATGATGATGGAAATCTGAAAGTTTCCGACTTTGGGCTGAGTGCACTGTCTCAACAAGTATTGTGATGGTTATCTTGAATGATAGTAATTTTGACAATAGTTACATGCACATTACTCATTTCTCTAACCTATACCGCTTTGTTGCTGATCAGGGTGTTGACCTACTTCACACCACATGTGGAACTCCTAATTATGTTGCACCCGAGGTACATTATCCATAAGCAATGTCAAAGTATAAGTACAAGTTAAAGACTTATGATTCACGAGTTTTAAGGGATGTGCAGGATGTGAGAACATCTTTGCCCCAATGTATGTACTGTACATTGTTAAAATGCTCTTAAGTAGGTGGTTCCATTCTTTTGATCTGAATCATTGgacttttgtttctttcttctaGGAATGTGTTCATGTTTACCTATCattctgttttttttaaatcaatatgTAAGCTGCTCCTTGCAGGTGCTTAGTGGTCAGGGTTACGATGGTGCAGCTGCAGATATATGGTCATGTGGAGTCATCCTCTATGTACTAATGGCTGGATATCTTCCATTTTCAGAGACGGACCTTCCCACCCTAAACATGAAGGTCTGTTTCCAATCTTTATATCACCATAGTTTCCTCAGAACCGAATGACTAGCTCATATCTATAATTAAGAATACCATTTCTGCCTGATACAAAAATGCTTTTTAGGTTCCAACATCTACAATATTTATCCAATTAATGAAAtatggtgttttttttttaattattttatcttttctGTAATGAGGTACTGGAGGTTGAGAAGCATGCACGGATGAACTGATTTTTGTACTCAAAAGATGATGTTTCGACGCTTTCACAACTGTAAATGATAAGTTTCTAACAACTTCATTTCTGATGCATAGATAAATGCAGCGGAGTATTCCTGTCCCTATTGGTTTTCACCTGGTGCAAAGTCCTTGATAGAGAAGATCCTTGATCCGAATCCTAAAACTGTGAGTTCTTTTTAGTTTCAGAGATTTTGTTGCTGCTTCTCCAATTGTGAGATTTTTGGTTCTCTATAAATCAACGAGTTCAATCATCATTATTATTGTACTATTTTGGAATTTCCTGTCTTGAACTGTAATTTGTATCATGGGTAGGGATTTTGGTTTTAATGATGTATCATTATTCTGCTGAGTGTTGGAAATATGATGGGACCCTCTCTTATGAAGTAACCAGTAAGCTTGCTTTATTGATATTAATGAAAGAATTACAATATAGAATTCTCTTCCTTGGTATTCTGTCTTCCAAGAATGAACATAGGAACCTTCTCTCATAAAACTTCTCCTCCCTTATCTTTTGTATTCATGTGTTATTTATACTTTTCTGCTAACTAACTTTCTAACTATTTCTGTAACAAACTTCTATAACAGCCTAACTatttatttgattgtttagGTTAACTAACTTGCTATCTATTTCTTTCCTCTATGGCTGTATTGATGTATTATAGGAGGTGGTGGTCTATCATTATACCCTTCTccaaattcaccttgtcctcaaggtgaagcTGGGGAAACTTCTGTTGAATTTCATCATAATCTTCCCATATTGCCTCATTTCAAGACAATCCTTTCCATTTGATCAGCACATCCCATCCAGCAATCTTATTCTTCATGTATCCATAAACTTCTTCTGGATCAGCTCTCCATTTATGGTTCTCGGTCAGATAGGGCATTTCTGTTGATTCTGTTTGATGTTCCCCTCCACTGTAGCCTTTAAGATTGGCTTCGTTTTGGATGATTTCCCAATTTTTAGTGAGCTGGGCCAATAGCATCATTTCAGCTAAACCGACCGGTCTACAAAACTCGACCTCGGCCTTAATCCACGACAAAAGCCCATTCATAAATGTTTCCTCAATTACCCGATCTGGTAAATCCGATACAGGCGCCATCAATTTATCGAATTGATTACGATATTCCTCCATGCTTGATTCTTGCCGGATTCTTAGGAACTGCCCGCAAATCGATCCTTCCCTTACTGATCGGAATCGTATGAGTAATCGTTCTTTTAAATCCAACCAATTCTTGAATTTGTCTCGTTCTTCCTGCGCTCTATACCAATTCAAGGTTAGTCCTTTGAAACTGATTGTCGCCATGGTCATCTTCTTCAAATCTGTCAGCTTATGGATCTGAAAATATCGATCAACACGAAATAACCACGCATCTGGATCTTCACCATTAAACACTGGCATCTCGACTTTTTTGAACTTACTTTGATCATTGTTTTTCTCTTCAACATCTTTTTCATTTCCGTTCACCTCATCGATCAGTTCTGCCATTTCTGTTTTCATTTTGCTTTATGATCCTTCCAATTTGTGTGTTATTGATTGTTCTTTCATCATGTCTTCGATATACTTCAAGATTAATTGTTACTGAGGTTGAATTTGTTCATTCTGAGAATCTATCTTCTCTAAGTGTTTCGTGATTTTCGCTTCAAGTATTGGTATTCTTTGTAACTCGGTTTGGATATTGATAATCTCTTGCTCAATGGCTTCAAATCTCTCTTCGGCTTTCtttgccatttttcttttcttgctcAGGATTgaactgctctgataccaatatgATGGGACCCTCTCTTATGAAGTGACTAGTAAGCTTGCTTTATTGATATTAATGAAAGAATTACAATATCGAATTCTCTTCCTTGTTATTCTGTCTTCCAAGAATGAACATAGGAACCTTCTCTCGTAAAACTTCTCCTCCCTAATCTCTTGTACTCATGTGTTATTTATACTTTTCTGCTAACTAACTTTCTAACTATTTCTGTAACAAACTTCTATAACAGCCTAACTatttatttgattgtttagGCTAACTAACTTGCTATCTATTTCTTTCCTCTATGGCTGTACTGATGTATTATAGGAGGTGGTGGTCTATCAAAATATTTGTCATGTTGGGTGAGTTAGTTCACGTGAAATTTTGGCATTCATCACTCTTTGTGGAGTacttaaataaagaaaaagcaGCGTCCATATCATGAGGGATTTAGTATCTTTGTATTGTTTAAAAATTTCACCAGAGGTTCTCATTTGTGTGCCGCAGCGAATTCGGATCgaagaaattagaaaagatCCATGGTTCAGAAGAAACTACGTCCCTGCTAAACTTGGAGAAGATGAGGAAGTAAACTTAGATGATGTTCGGGCTGTTTTTGATGACATTGAGGTTGGTCTTTATTTCCTTTCTCACTATTTATGATTTTTCATCTCTCCAAAATGAAAACATTTAGGGATAATATACAACAATGAACACTACTTGAAGCTGCCAGAACCCATCTTCCTTATAGGAGAGAGCAGTTCGATATAAAACAAATGGCTGAACTATATGTTAGGTACTAGATATTTGGTATGTTGTTAGTTAAGGGGTATAAGAGAAAATCAGATAGATAGGAAGTTACTGTAGTTATTGTGTAAAAGGTGGTTACTAGGAGTTGTTGTGTAAGTGCGGTTACTAGGGTGGTTGCCACTTGTTATAAAGTGAGTAAGGGAGGTTATTTTGTGGAGTGATCTAGGGCTTGGGTGAGAGTACTCAAGAGGGAGGTTCCAAGTGCTGTATAAGTTATATTTGGGTTTATCTTGTATTTTCTCATAGTAGCAATTATAATAAATTCAGATCTTGTTCTTGTTAGGAAGTATCCTAACACCATGTATGTTTAAAttgttttttggatttttttaatCACTGCATATAACCACATGTTTTTATGGGGCATACTATACTGAATTTTCTGTGCAACGAAATGAGTTCTTCCTTTTTCTAATTGCTTTTAGTTTAAAGCTTGTGTTACTTGATCTTGTTAATATTTTACATGTTTTTCATGCATATTTGTGCACTAAATCTATTCTTTTCGCTCACATCAGGACTTGCCATTTTGCAGGATGAATATGTAGCCGATCAATCAGAAAAAAATGATGACGGTCCTTTGATAATGAATGCATTTGAGATGATAACATTATCTCAAGGATTAAATCTGTCACCATTATTTGACCGGCGACAGGTTAGGTCATGTGaagctttttatttttttcctcctttttcttcttcatttttggCATAGAATGTCAAGAGCTCCATAGTATTATCCTCTCCGGCCATAGTGTGACCATCTCGTATTTTATACCTACTTGTTGGAATTTTGACATTGACCAATTTTCTCATCTCATGCTTTTCTCTTGAAAATTTTCCATGACAGGACTATATAAAGCGGCAAACACGTTTTGTTTCTCGTAGACCTGCTAACTTTATAATGTCTAGCATTGAAGCAGTAGCAGAAACAATGGGATTAAATGTCCACAC
The sequence above is drawn from the Cucumis melo cultivar AY chromosome 2, USDA_Cmelo_AY_1.0, whole genome shotgun sequence genome and encodes:
- the LOC103487442 gene encoding CBL-interacting serine/threonine-protein kinase 24 isoform X1 — its product is MKRLTRKVGKYEVGRTVGEGTFAKVKFACNTETGEGVAMKVLAKSSILKHKMVEQIKREISIMKIVRHPHIVRLHEVLASRTKIYIILEFVSGGELYDKIVLQKKLPEIESRRYFHQLIDAVAHCHSKGVYHRDLKPENLLLDDDGNLKVSDFGLSALSQQGVDLLHTTCGTPNYVAPEVLSGQGYDGAAADIWSCGVILYVLMAGYLPFSETDLPTLNMKINAAEYSCPYWFSPGAKSLIEKILDPNPKTRIRIEEIRKDPWFRRNYVPAKLGEDEEVNLDDVRAVFDDIEDEYVADQSEKNDDGPLIMNAFEMITLSQGLNLSPLFDRRQDYIKRQTRFVSRRPANFIMSSIEAVAETMGLNVHTRNFKTRLERRTGHRVAQFAAVLEIYEVAPSLFMVDVRKAAGDTLEYHKFYKNFCAKLENIIWKPSESVGN
- the LOC103487442 gene encoding CBL-interacting serine/threonine-protein kinase 24 isoform X2 → MNKLRARARLFASPLPVKILNSISLLPSCLKGCCYHLYIKREISIMKIVRHPHIVRLHEVLASRTKIYIILEFVSGGELYDKIVLQKKLPEIESRRYFHQLIDAVAHCHSKGVYHRDLKPENLLLDDDGNLKVSDFGLSALSQQGVDLLHTTCGTPNYVAPEVLSGQGYDGAAADIWSCGVILYVLMAGYLPFSETDLPTLNMKINAAEYSCPYWFSPGAKSLIEKILDPNPKTRIRIEEIRKDPWFRRNYVPAKLGEDEEVNLDDVRAVFDDIEDEYVADQSEKNDDGPLIMNAFEMITLSQGLNLSPLFDRRQDYIKRQTRFVSRRPANFIMSSIEAVAETMGLNVHTRNFKTRLERRTGHRVAQFAAVLEIYEVAPSLFMVDVRKAAGDTLEYHKFYKNFCAKLENIIWKPSESVGN
- the LOC103487442 gene encoding CBL-interacting serine/threonine-protein kinase 24 isoform X3, producing the protein MKIVRHPHIVRLHEVLASRTKIYIILEFVSGGELYDKIVLQKKLPEIESRRYFHQLIDAVAHCHSKGVYHRDLKPENLLLDDDGNLKVSDFGLSALSQQGVDLLHTTCGTPNYVAPEVLSGQGYDGAAADIWSCGVILYVLMAGYLPFSETDLPTLNMKINAAEYSCPYWFSPGAKSLIEKILDPNPKTRIRIEEIRKDPWFRRNYVPAKLGEDEEVNLDDVRAVFDDIEDEYVADQSEKNDDGPLIMNAFEMITLSQGLNLSPLFDRRQDYIKRQTRFVSRRPANFIMSSIEAVAETMGLNVHTRNFKTRLERRTGHRVAQFAAVLEIYEVAPSLFMVDVRKAAGDTLEYHKFYKNFCAKLENIIWKPSESVGN